Part of the Vigna angularis cultivar LongXiaoDou No.4 chromosome 1, ASM1680809v1, whole genome shotgun sequence genome, ACCTCGTAATGGGTGACCGGAGACCAAAGGGACAGTGGAGAGAGCGAGAGTGCGCTGCTGCGGTAACAGTGTGCTTTGGTTTTCGCCATGACGAAACCTGAATTCCATTcggaaagaaaggaaaagcagaaagagaaaaataaggaaagaaaagTGTTCAGAGAAAAACAGAGACACTAATTGAGTGGGTACTAGATGTTTTGAAAGAGTGATTAAATAGAGGGAAACAAAGGGTGATGACACGCGCCCTTGACGCGTTTGATTCTGGCCTTTTTATAAGAGAGTATGTAATCTGAGGTACCATTGattctgtttattttttcattagaAAGTAGAAATTGATTGTGTTTTGTCAATGtgatattcaaatttttatatttcagattATATTTAAActctttgaaaataataaaaagattattcttttattccaaTTTTGAATGGGACCACCTGTTGTAGGCCCTGCAAAACTTTTTCTCAGTCTGACTTTGATTGGAATATCTCCATagtttatttgattaaaaaaataggttgaagtttttttattattcatggTCAAAAATTATACCGTGGTTAAAAAACTGTaaatagtaaattaaattattatatttatttttgtaattaataatttaaatatttcaaaaagaaacattaactaattaataatattttatatttttgcatttatttattttacttattattgtgttatttattattttaattagtttcagaaaatttatctttaattaattaactatatttAGGACATATTTACTAATAAAAGACTAAcgaagaaatttaaaatctctAATAAATGAGAAAactattttgttttcatatatGGTAGTTAGGATTGAAATTTAtatgtttcaaatttaaaattgtgataaatgtcagCATTAGTTGGAAATACTgaagttaattaaatttcaatcataaggttgaaaaattaaaagtataaaaccttttacaaaataaaagtcATCAAGAcctagaaaatatatatatatatatatatatatatatatatatatatattaaataataaagaaaaaattaaaatgaagagaatagttattttttttattctgaaaaaCGTACAACTTAACAATTTTACCAAATTCTGCTCACTTTTTCTAaaatctctctctttcttcctagAAAGTTGCTTCCCATtctctccaccttctctctatcATTCCTTCACATTCAGTCATTGCATGTTTGATTAGGTGGTGCTCAAGTGACCGCGACGCAGAGAGCTTCGCAACCATCCGATTAGATTCTCGTTCTTCAACGGGTAAGTCGTTTACCCTTTTTCCTCCTCTTTTGGGAACCTAGGGCATGTAATTAGAAACCTTCTCCTTCAATTTCTTGTCAAAAAAAATTAGCTCTAAAGAGTTGTTCTATCACCCATTGggtggtttgtagggtttgGTTGAGTTCTTGCGAAGTCAAGCACTGTCGAACCAAGTTGTGAGCTTAGCTGTGAAAccctaaggtaaggggagctagatattgttttcaatttgcTTGCAGTATTTGTATGTATGTTAAATTCCTTAATGGGTGTGCTGTTTGGTTTGCTTGTTTAAGCTCTAAAGTAAGTTGGTTATACATGTTGATGCATGTGATGTATGAAATTGTAGCGTGAGGTCTATAAACTGCATTGGTTGAATCTAGCTGCTGTAATTGGGCGTGTTGAAAGTGCTTGGAGTGATAAATCTGTTATAGCTTGAATGAAATGGAAAGTTAAGTgaatttttggtgttttagGGCAAATTGggggaagtgaggtagtgattttgggcattTGGGGCCTAAAGCGCAATTGAGCTGTTGGGGAAATCTTAGCtagtgtattgtgacttgtttgagtcactaaattgatcaaaataggtgcaaAGCAGTAGGATTGGGTTTTGGATCCCTAAGTtgggaaaattggtgttttagagttgaaatcgagtcttaatcactttagaatggtagtaggaatgtttagaatcatttagataagtttaattaagtataaaacaagaattaagggtgttagaagttagtaaaaatggttagaAATGGTCATGTTGGGTTATGTTcgcaattctgcagaattatgcagaacgctgcagttgaccgttcggtcttgtgcTGCTCTCGGTCATAACTGGGTTGGTCTCTTTTAAGTCTTACCAGTTCATGACCGTTCAGTCTCCtaaagagtgttcggtcttgtactgTCACTCGGTCTCCtaaagagtgttcggtcttgtctAAAGAGTGTTTGGTCTTATACTGGCACTCGGTTTCTTAAAGAGTATTCGATCTTATACTGGCACTCGGTTTCTTAAAGAGTGTTTGGTCTTGTACTGCCACTCAGTCTCTTAAAGAGTGTTTGGTCTTGTACTGGCACTCGGTCTCTtaaagagtgttcggtcttgtactagcactcagTCTCTTAatgagtgttcggtcttgtactgCCACTCGGTCTCAAAGTTCTAACTGCTCGGCCAAAGCTcatagtgttcggccaaagctctaagtgttcggccaaagctcatagcgttcggccaaagctcatagcgttcggccaaagctCATAGCGTTGACCAAAGCTCTAAGTGCTCGACCAAAGCTCCTAGCGTTCGGTTGAAGTTCTTTAGTTATTGTTTTGAGTAAATTAAGTGTGTGTGATGATTTTCGTGTAAAGTATGATTATTGTAATGTGGTTAAATTGAAAGTATGTGAAGGTATGATGTATTGTTGTGTTGAAAGTGAAAAGTATcagtattggacgtaattccatgatcctcaagggagggatacatggtggtgcccttttagtgtgtttagaatgatttgcatggaagCTCAATCTTGGGAgttatcctgaaactacaatggtcaatcattctcaagtagagaggattaaACCATGTAgtgagtagtagcaggaggtcctagtcttgggtgcttccagtatggcccaaggtgagtgatgactgactaacctcgtgagggtggtaggtgaaacccattggcaacgactttgcaaagcagtagaagccaccacgagtgcatgacccgccatagctcgacaatcattctaagtcagaacgagtcaagtttaaagtGAAACAAGTCTTGATGGTGTAGTCTAATATATATATGCTTTGATTTGCATGTTGTGTGTGATtgtataacatgatttttataccTAACTCACCATTGcttctgtgtttgtgtgttgcttgtgtatgtttttcttttgcaatgatcatccacttagATGTGAGCAGATGTTGAGGAGATGTCCCTGGAGTAAGTGCTGGAGGACGGGGATGCTGCAGCTTAGTACTTCTAGGGTCTTAATTAAGTGGTATTATTTTAGTAGTCCTTTATGTTTAAGTTTTCAAATTCTGGTGATATTTTGGATGATGTAACCTTAACTAAACTATCAGTCTTACTCCAACTGTTCTATTATATTAAGATGATGACGTCTATAATGCTATATAATTGAGATTTACAACCTGTTTATCTATTAATAAGATTCGAACTTTGAAGATAGATTTAAACTCTGAAAATTcttaaaagtagaaaaaatacaataaaaattggtaacttaaataaattttaaaaaatttccttTTGGTTCAAAGTCTAAATGTGTATTGGTTGAATTTTATATGCATAGGTTGGgtcacttttaaaaatattaatatcttttatttaaatttaaaaaatattatatatattatatcaaatcattgtatttaaaattaagatttgtGGTGATCCagctaaaaatttatttataaaagctCGCGTTCACACAAAACTGTATTATAATCTGTTTAAATATCCTTtactttaaacatattttattttttacaaattatattcatttatataaaaaacatcAGTCACactcaacaaaatttattaatatttttcgacatcaatttatataataataatttactcaattaattaaactttacatgatcaataaaaataagaaaaattgaaatttttattcaattagaTTTCTTGATATAGATAACTTAGAAAGTccaaaaataaacttttacttACTCACAACAAGTTGCACCAGATGAATACAATACAAACAATCCACGTCAGAAATTTActacaaagaaaaatcaatctCACTCACACAAAACTGATATTAAGTTTTTCTCAAATTCCAGTTATTATTGTGGTACAATATGTTCTCATGCACTTACATACTCTTTTTGGATTCCTTGATCTACATGGTGGACATTTTTTATACGATTGCTTTCATATATTATGTCATTTAGTTCATTATacatttcaataaattataaaaaatatatagttaattCATCTAAATTATTAAAGTGACATAAATTTATTGCAAAACTTACcaaaaaagacaataaaaaggTTTTATATCTCACAAGTATTTCCTCCATCCAACAGAATGGTGACAGACAAATCTGTTTTGTTTATCTTCAGTTCTCAAAAGAGTGTCCACATTATAACTAATACTAGAGAAGATGTGATGTGGCAATTCAATTAATTGTATTCTCTAGACTcctattttgttattttgttcaaCATTTGACATTCCAAGTACAAAAAGCATAACTTTATAACTTTCCTGACAGAAAATAGACGCCGTGATaatgaaaaattttcaaaatataaatttaaatcttgTATAAAACTTAGACTTTAACcatcaaaaataattattgaataattaataaatttttaaaattaaaagttattgaAATATGTTTGAGCTATGCAGTGGTTGTGTAAAACAATGCAACATTCATGATGCACTGATATGTGTGACTGACAAGAATTATTACTTTGGACAAATGTTGCCGCTAGATGTTGCCAATAGAGTTTGTAGTCAgtgttagaaaaataaataaataaaagcattACTGTTGGAAATATTGTTTGAAGAGACGGGTCAAAAGTCGTGCTCCATAGACCGAGAATtcaaaattctttaaattcaagTATCAGATTAATAGTTGTATTTTTCTGTATTATTTTAATGCTGCAATTCaagaaaacacaataaaaataagaacttaATCATTTagaaatcatattaaatatatatagtatagtAATTTCTGATACTAAGgtctatattaaaatatcattttatggacttttaacattataaaaatctACATTATATtgttatacttaaatttaaattttaataaattgacaCAATACTAAATATCATCAAACTaatacaatgtaaaattatatgaaatgctaatataaaaatcaaattctacTTCTCTTATTTTcagtttaattttatgtttatttaaaatcggagcatcttttttatttaattaaatgtatatttaaaaataaatatttattttatacatctgaataatctatttttaatttaccattttttttgtctctatctttttttttgtatttattagtTTGGTGCTttcattatgttttattttttattttgaaacgTCTTTCTCGCTTCGTTTCATATTAAACAATTCATATTGTTTGAGTATGCACCTTTACTCCCCATCATGATTCAATGatgtttttttcatatatttctaGAATTTGGTAACAGGTACAAAATAAAACCCAATTCCtttgtttaaatgtttatttattatcattttaaaattattgaaatacaAGAAAATGTTGTGATTTGAAAAATAGTTAGTTGtagaaataaaagttttaaaaacattttgaatttCTTGTAATATAATATCTATCATAAAATAGCACATCATCCAATACTTAGTTCacaataaaatcaatataaattaatatactttaataataaacaCTCTAGCTTTAGTTTATATAGAGTATTTCAACTCTACCtagaaatatacttttatttaaggaaataattttgaaaatagtaGAGAACAgatagaagagaagaaaaagatgagagaatattaaaattattcgTTATTTTTGTTTGCAAGGAGAAAGAATAGTGATTGATGAGCAGAGGTGGTTGGTTGGTTGGTTCTCACAGAAGTAGTAGCAGGTTTAGCAATTAGTAGGTGTTCATTGAAGTGTGTgataaaatgattttggataTTGATTGAGTTTATAGGTTGGGGTGGGTGATTTAAGTAGAGCAAGACAATAAGTATCTCATCTTCCTCCTCCTTCCACAGCCGCACGTGACTGCCGGAAGCCATTTCCACCATCATTGTTTTACTTCCACGGTGGTGCTTCGCGATGTCGTCAACAATTTCGATAACTTGTAGAGTGTCAAGAATGGAAGGACAAAGAGAAGAGTTGAAGGGTTGAAGGGCAAATATGGAAaaggaagaaacaaaaaatCTCAACCctcaaataaagaataataaatctAACGGAAGAGAATTAGTTGCGTACCAGTACACCTGGCGTGTTAATGTCAAAACTAAACGACCACGCAGTTTCCAATCTGATACTGATTGATTATTGAAgataaaaaaggaagaaaaggagtACAAGTGTAGAAGCATTATCATTCATCACAGTGGAAGATGCCGACGCGTTGTGAAATATGCTGCGAGATAATGATCGCGATCTTGCTTCCTCCAATCGGAGTTTGCTTTCGCCACGGTTGTTGCAGCGTCTGtctcctctctttttctctctgtcttgatctctctctctctctctctctctctctatatgcGAGATCTGAAACTGTGATTTCGTTTTGCAGGTTGAATTCATCATCTGTTTGCTCCTCACAATTCTAGGTTATATTCCTGGCATCATTTATGCTCTCTATGCCATTATCTTCGTTGATCGTGACCAGTACTTTGATGAATACAGGCGTCCTCTCTATTCGCAATACTGATAGTTTAAGTTCGAATGCATTATTGATGTTCATGTCTTGCTCGTTGCGTAACTTCTGCAAATTTAAGTTAACGTGCTTATggttttgtaattgaaattgaaattgctTATggttttgtaattgaaattgaaattgctTATGGTTTGTAGAATCTATTGTTTTTGCTCTTGAAACTTCCACAATTTTTATGCAATCAGGATTCTTCTGTGATGCCTTTTGATTTTGCGTAGATCTATGACTCAAGTAATATAGTAGCATCCACAGTCTTTAGTTTTGAGGGGTTTGGACTTTTTACATCAGCACTGCGTATTTTTGGGGCCGTGGAACTCATTCAAACGGATAAGAGGAATTTACTGTTTTATTAGCTGTTGCGAACTGTGAAAATGATAACTGATTTAGTTGTTTGGTTCATTTCTGGTATGTCTCTCATTCTCTCTACTGTCGATTCAATTGATTGGTAGCTGTTTCAAGATCTAGTTAGCAATGAGAGAAAACCCTTCCATCTTTCACTAGTGCTTTATTTTCATCTCAGAAAAAAGGTTCTCGTTCTCTGAAAGTTTCTCCTTCtcgatttaatttttttacggCAATAGAGCTCCTTTCCTAGGATGCTCTGCTACTGCTGTACAAAATTCTTCATCACTGATTCTTGAATTATTTCTTCGCTCTTTGATTACTGGTGAATCCAAATCGGATTCTGGGACCTTCTAGCCCTTTCTACGTGGATCCAGAAGAAACCTTAGTACATTATTGGTTTCTTCTTGGTGTGGTCATGGATAGAAAGGAAATATTTAAGCTTAAAAAAAAGAAGGCAAAGGAAGAGTTCTACAAGTTAGAAAACttgtaaagaaaagaaataatagCTTTCATGTAATAAATTACTTGATTGTGTATAAGACTTCCTTGTATTTTGGTCACATTTATAAGAGGAGGCGTGTTTGACTTTCTTCCCTTCCTACACGCCTCCTTAATCTACATAAGGAGAGTTGAGGCCATTTTGTAGACCTTGTTATACTTTGTTACAAGAAGTTGACAATttcaatcttttatatttttatattgaagaCTAAGTCTCAAGTGGCTGATCACCTTGCTTATGGCATTGAGTTTGAGTAGCACAATCTTCTAATTCTTGGTTTCTCTTTGTCATGATCTTGGTTTACATCCAAGATAAGTTAACCTCATCTAGGTATTTATATCTTGTTCTTTCGTATTCTTTCCATTAATCTCATACACTCTTTTGCTTATATGTTATGCATAATAACCACCATAGCTTTGGCCATCCATGCTCCAACCAAACACCAGCTTGAAACATTCGAGAACCCCTTATGAAACTTCTTTCAATCCAAACCAAAGCATATGCTAGAAATCTAATGCCTTAAACAATGGATTCTTCCCTTGGAACTTGAGATAGTCGATCCACTTCTTGGAGCAACCTTCATCATTGCTCCACCTGTTGGAGATAACCATTCTGCTTGGTCAAAAGTCTCAACTATGGCTTTAAAGATTAAATTCAAAGAACAAGCTGCCTTTTTGTTGATGAAAGTCTTCCTTCCAAGAGGAAGAAATTGGACCTTAGCTAGAAAAtgcatatttttttgtttttgaagtcAAGCACAAAGGGTATTTCTTGTTTTATCtaaaattagagaaaattttCTTCCAAAGGTTGTGGCCTTCTGTGAGAGTAAGTTTCAGTAAGACTGATTTTATTTCCCAAACACTAATTCTCCCATGATCAGCCTACTTGTTATCTCTTTAAAACATTTCATTCGCACCTCTAACACAAATGCCACGAATAATACAGATTTGATCTGTCAACCAAAAAACCtaacaaaaaatacaaatctGATCAGTCAACCACAAattcaaagaataataaaattctgACCAATCAACAAAAAATGATACCAACCCTTCCATAATTGATCCTCTGGGTTCAACACCACCTACATAAGTATCTTCATCGAAGCACGACTCATTGTTCTTTAAAGAACTTTACAACTGAACCCTTGTGTTTGGAGTCACATGTTAGGTATCCACTATCTAACTCGCAGATTcctttttttgtatttcttcttctctcaacCCTACATCTTATGCATAAGCTATTAAAAGTATGACATCACTATCCAGGCTGAACTATTTGCTTTGGAGAATTGTCAAACCGCTCTCCAGACTGAACTAATTACTTTGGAAAAGAACCAAACCTAGACGCCTTCTTCTCTCCACCACAGAAGATGGCAATAAGATAAAGCTAGGTTTTCAAGTTGAAGCACCATGCAGATGGCTCGGGGGAAAGGTAAAAAGGTTGGTTAGTTGCTAAGGGGGTATGCGTAGACttgtgaaatttattatttagagACTCGGTCTAATGTTCTGGAGGACCATTAGGAGGGCTTCTTCACTTGCTTTCACAGTCAATTGGTATTTGTACGAAGTAGATTTCGATGTGGGGATCTTCACTGAAGTATATGTGAAGCCTAGGCTTACAGACCAGCTGGAATGACTAAATGCCAAGAGAGGCCCA contains:
- the LOC108336688 gene encoding UPF0057 membrane protein At4g30660, with translation MPTRCEICCEIMIAILLPPIGVCFRHGCCSVEFIICLLLTILGYIPGIIYALYAIIFVDRDQYFDEYRRPLYSQY